From the genome of Brassica oleracea var. oleracea cultivar TO1000 chromosome C4, BOL, whole genome shotgun sequence:
ATTTTCTTATTAAACTTAAACTTTTTCTTAAGTAATACTAGTTTCATTTATACAAGTTTATAAGACATGTGAATACTAGTACTTACAAAAGCATACAAGTTTCTAAAGGAACATAAAAGAACGTACCAAGTGGAGAAGACAAGCTCGAAGTCTCCTCACAAAAGCAACCCGCCACCACACTGCTCAGGTACCTTCCCCCCAAAAAATAAGGCAACTGAACTCTAATTGCTCAATTAGTGTCTCTTATGCTTTCAATGATCCTGATTGTGCGCTTGGTGGGGGTATATAGGAGGAGACGTCTTGCTCAGCGGGTTAGGTATGTTGCAGCTGCAGAACTTGAACCAGAATAGAGATCAAAGGAAGCTTTAACAGACTAATGAGTTATATTAACAAGTGAAAAAGAAAGCAAATGTTTGTTCATTGTGAGAGTAGATAACATACCAATATTGGAAAGCAAATGTTTGTTCAGGAGCAATTCCCCTATAAAAGAGAGAGCGGGACACATCATACAGCCATTATTGGAAAGGAAGCTAAGGGAAAAGAGTATAAATTGCAATGCACAGAACACACAAGACCTTAAACCAATGCATAATTAACGGGGCTAATCAAACAAGTACAATTAGCGTGCAATTAAGACCGATACAGAATAGCTCTTACCTTCCATTCCCCAGAGACACTTAATCCAAAGAACTAAACTTTATCTCATTTTGACTCCCATTTGATGCAAATACCAATGCACAAGAACATACATGACCTTGAAGCAATGCTATTGAATAAGTAGAAATAGCAAGCAACCAAGAAAGGTTCAAAAAACCATATTCACCTCAGCTATTTCAACAGTACCAGCTTGCTCAAAGAGCATAGCCAAGGCTAACCGAGATCATCTTCTTCGTCGAGAGATGCTTCTTCATCGTCGTTCAAATCAACCTCCTCTAGGGCTCCATTGTCGTTCTCTAAAGCTTCCAGCCTAGCTATAGCAGCCTAGAATCAACCAAACACAAATGAGGTCTCATTGCCAAGGAAAAAAAATAATCAAAAAGTGATTTCGAAATCAGACAACACGCCTAGGTTCGATTGTCGGTGCTTGTAAGAGCTGCCGCTATCTTTGTAGCAACCTTACGGGTACGGCTCGAGACTCTACGGTTCGCCATGTCTCCATACCGCTTAGGACGATTCAGTGTACCGGCGACGGTAGACCGATGCGCTCACGTCTCCGCTTTCGTCCCCGTCTTGCTGAGCCCAATCCAAAGTCTGGGCAACGGAGGAGGCTTGGATTCGAAACCGATTTCACAAGTCGGGAGAGAGATAGAGATGAGAGTGAGATGAAGTTCTGGAGAAGGTGGAGAGGGAGGAAGAGGAATCACAAGAGACGTCTCTTCTTGTCCCTGATTAAGAGACGTCTTCTAGATTTATCGATATTTTTTATTTTTTTTTAATCCTAATAAATGTAAGAGACACTCTTAAAAGACCAGGATAATGTGTTGGATAATTCCAAGCTTGTGGAAACTTAACATATTATTAGATGTTTAATATGTTAAGATAAACACAATAAGGAAACCTAGAAATAGGAAATTGAAGTTTCTATTTAGGTTAATTTTGTGTTTTTCATATCCCACATGTTAAAGAGAATTATTGTCTTTCAGACCCTCTTACTTCTTGTTTACTGATGAATCAAAACTCTTTTACCTATATTTTTGAAATTCGTTCATGCCGAACATTTTCAAAGTGGCGCTACGAACTCTTTTCATAAAAAGTCGCGCGAAAGATGTCGTAGTCTGAAAAAAAAAATGATTTTAGTATTAGTACATACATCACACAGATAGGTCGGTCAAATGGGCGGGCGATTGGAGTGTTTTAATTGGTTGACAAATGGAACCACGCGGATTGATGGCATCATGAAATCTTAACCGTCGATAGTACTTTAATCCAACGGACAAGAAAATAGATTTTCCTCCGGAATAAATTTATTTTCTTATAAAAGCAAACACATCTTCGTTCGTAACTCTTCACATGCCAACAACCTTCGCATTATCAATTCCCATTCTCTAGATTGTTCGAAGTGACTCTGTTTGATTTCGAGATGGCTCGTACCAAGCAAACCGCAAGGAAATCCACCGGAGGCAAAGCCCCAAGAAAGCAGCTCGCAACGAAAGCAGCCAGAAAATCCGCTCCGGCCACCGGCGGCGTGAAGAAGCCACACAGATTCCGTCCAGGAACGGTGGCCTTGAGAGAGATCAGGAAGTACCAGAAGAGCACTGAGCTTCTGATCCGCAAGCTTCCTTTCCAGCGTCTGGTTCGTGAGATCGCTCAGGATTTCAAGACGGATCTGAGGTTCCAGAGCAGCGCCGTCGCGGCTCTACAGGAAGCAGCCGAGGCTTACCTTGTTGGGTTATTTGAGGACACCAATCTCTGTGCGATTCATGCGAAGAGAGTCACTATCATGCCTAAGGATATCCAGCTCGCTAGGAGAATCCGTGGTGAAAGAGCTTGAAGAGTTATGCGATCTGCTTCTCGGTTTTAACTTTCATGTGTGTGTTAGTTAATGCGTTGTTTATGTCTAGCCTTTGTGTCCTGAAGGTGTTCGACGAAATATCCCAACGAGCATATCTCTTGTTTAATAAAAACTTATTTGATACGTTTCCTGTTATCGTTGCTCGTTAGATCACATATAGCATCTCTCCCAGGGCATCGGCCTTATGAATAAATCATCAAAGTATATACAGAAAACGACCTGCACGATTTACAAACCAGTTAAAGAGGTTTTAAACTATTGATTCGGTTTGTAATTAGACTCTGGTAATTTTTAAACTCGGGAAAAATGAAAACTAAATGCTATAAATTGGTTTAACAAAACCAGCTAACTGAATTTGTACCATAATCTACACTGTCGTTGATGAAGCTTTGATCAAAGGGTCCAGCTTTCAGCTGTGGCTCAATATTAAGATGAAACTGACATCAGGGAGGCTCCAGCATTCTCGTTACCTCCTCAAGTGTTTTTTTTTTCTCATAAACAAGGTAACTTGATGGAACCCAAAAACTTAAGAAACTATTTGCGTCAATTCAGAGTCCATCGATCACTTTGCTTTGTCCACACGCTAAACAAAACAAAAAAAATCAACCTGAGTCTATTTTTTTTCACGAACGAGAATGGTGAAAGGTACAAAGAGGAAGGCTACGATGGAGAGAATCACGAAACGCGAATCTGCGGCAACGACTTTCACGAAACGAAGCTTCGGTCTCCATAGCAAAGTCGCACAGCTCTGTCTTCTCAACGGCGCACAGATCGCAGTGTTGGCAACACCTCCTTCTGCCAACTCCAACGTAAGCTTCTTCTCCTTCGGTCACTCTTCGGTTGACTCCATCGTTACCGCTTTTCTCAAGGGAGAGAGACCTGCTGTCCGAGAAGAAATAGATGATCACGAGGAGGACCTTGGGATTTGTCTGGCAAGAAAAGAGTTAGGGTTGCCTCAGTGGTGGGAGGACGATTCTCTTCTCAAATCTAAGAATCCCCAAGAACTGTCCCATGCCATCACCTCAATGTCTAGGTTGTTGTCAAAAATCAATGAGTTGCGTGCTCAAGACGCAGAGGCAGAGCCTCCTCTGAAGAAACAGAAGAAGAAGAAGAACGAGGAGACAATGAAGAAAACAGAACCCACGGTGGAACAAACCCTAGTTCTCCCGTCCGGTTCCAGTGACAAAACCCTAGATTACAACAACAATAATGTTATGAGAGATGAGGAGCTTGATCAGATCATGTCTACTTGTGATAGTTTTGGTCTCCCACACAACAACAACAATGACTCCTTGGACGAGATTGATTTTGATCAACTAATTGATCTTGACTTCGATTTTGATTTTCAGTCTATGAATTCTTCTGACAACAACGAGACCATGAAGATGACAGAGCCCTTGGATCAACCCCTCCTTCTCCCATACGATATTTGTGGCACTCCAGACAACAACACCTTTTCAACTGGAGAGATGAACTTGATTGATATCCGTCAACTCAGTGGCTTTGACTTGGACACCAGTTCAGTATTCGTTGGTGATTCGCTTTTGGACTCTACAATGAACTGCGTAGCTTCTGCTGATGGGTTTATGGAGGCTAACAGTATTCAAGAGACTAATAGTTCTGCATTGAATTCTGTGGCTTGTGATGATGATGATGCCTCTGCTGCTTTGAATGAAGAAGACACCAACTTCTCTGATTTTCTCACTCAATTTCTGCAGTCTTGAAGATAACAACAACAGTATATGGTTTATTAGTTATTTTCAGTAACTTCTTTGTTAGTTACTTTTTAATGTGTTTCACACTGATGTATGTAACAAATGAAGGGTCTTGTTTTATTTCTCATCAATTTTCCATATCGGTAGGGAATTGATCAGACTCAAACAGCTCACCTTCAGTTTTGGATTAATTGTAGACTTTGTGTTCTGTGTTATATTTTTTGCAGTGCATACGTTATTCCAATCCACAAATAGTTTCTAACAGCTTAGTATCTTAAGATTCAAATTTGGAACACCTAATCAAACGACTTATTCTTGGGTTCACCCCCTAGGTAGGTTCACCAACCAATAAGAATGTGTTATTTCATATTCGATATCTTTTAAAAAAGAAATAAAATATTGTCAAATTATATTATGTTTTTTAAATTAAAAGGTAAAAAAAAATAAAAAAATAATACTAATTACAAAAAAAATATATTTTTAACGTCGTCAACAAAACTCTAAATCATAATCCTAAACCCTAAATACTAAACCCTAAACCCTTGGATAAATCCTAAACTCTAAATCAATATCACTAAACACTAAAACACAAAAGGGTTTAGGGTTTAGNNNNNNNNNNNNNNNNNNNNNNNNNNNNNNNNNNNNNNNNNNNNNNNNNNNNNNNNNNNNNNNNNNNNNNNNNNNNNNNNNNNNNNNNNNNNNNNNNNTTTAGGGATTAGGATTTAGGGTTTAGTGATTAGGATTTAGGGTTTAGTGTTTGCTGTAAATATTATTTTGTTTTACTTTTTTTATTTTAAAAAAGTAATATAACTTGACAATATTTTGTTTCCTATTTTAAAAGATATCAAATTTGAAATAATGAAATCCTATTGGTTGGTGAACTAGAAATTCATCTTAGGGGTGAACCCAAGAATAACTCTAATCAAACAAACACTAAACGCCAACCAATCGAAAGAAAAAAGTCTGAATCATAAGTTACGAAAGCTCCTACAATAACCAAACTTGCAAGTGATGATGATTGTGATCCGTTTTCCAGTGTGTGATTGTCTGGTCGATGATAGATACTAAATAGTGAAGTTGGCTGTGGCTTGGTTGCTGAGCTGGCAAGAACAAAGAAGATTCTGTAGGATGGTTGCTGCTTTAGTACGTTTATCATGATCTCTTCCAGTCTCTCTTGAAGATCCATCTGGCTCCCTTGTGCTATCATATTGTTGGACTGATGTAAGTATCAACACGTTGCTGCTTGAACTTTGAGGATCCTCCACTTTTATGTCTTGGTTCTTTGAATAAAAATCTAATTCAGGTTCACCTCACTTTCTTTGAAGACTATGCGACTTGTTTCTGACTCTCTTTTGGTAATCGATATGTCCTTCCCTTCGGATTGTAATCAACAAAGCTACTCGCATAGTGGTTACTTAGCGTTGACAAAAAAAACTTGGGACTTAGCTCCCGGTTTATGTTCCAATATTTCTTTTCATCCTTTTTTAATTTTCGTTTAGAACTATCTTATGACTCTATTGTGATCTTTGTCAGCTTCTGGTTTCGGAAAGAAAGTGCTCTTTGCTGGCTTACGTAATTATGACATTTCACATATTCTAATATAATATTTAGACGACATAAAAAAGACGCCAGTCTAAAAACATCTACATCAAAAGTTTCATTAGGTAGCTCATTTTTAAATAGTATCAAAAATTGGTAAAAGAACAAGAGAGGGTTTCATAATGGGATGATACTCATTAATATACTCACTTTGTAATTGCTTCAAATTTTCTTTTATAACTTTTCATTTAGATACATATCTAAATAACGGGTAAAATTATTCATGAGGTATTCTCAGAATTGTGGCCAGTAATGATATTCTTAGAACATCAGCAAATGAAAAATACTAATAGAAAAATGATAAAATAGAGAGAGGGAAGATAAAGTTTATAACATACTCTCATTTAAAAACATGTTCTCATGTTTTAAGAACACCTCTTTCTTATTTGTCTCATTTTGATTGGTTAATAAAAATAAAATAAAAGTTTACAAAAAAATAAAAACAAAATAAATAAAAAGTCATTATATAACTAAAATTATATTTTTGAGATCTTTGGATAAAAAAATACCCATGCTGATGTTACTCTCACTCCAACTTTAGTTTATTTTATTCTTTTTAGTGTGTGACATATTGAGATAAAACCGAGCGATGAAAAAATGCAACATAAACCACTGCCGGCTCTCTACAGGTAAGCCAATTATGCCTTTTGGCACAGAATCCTACCTACTCTTTTTCAGTTTTTTCTTTATATTTTAAAGTCTCAAAGCTCCGATTTTTTTTCTTAAAAAGGTCCACAGTTCACAAATTAATAAACATAGACTTCATATATGGTATAAAAAATTGATTATGCACATCCAAATATATTTTAAGTTAGAACTAGACGTTTAGAAGTATCAAATAGTAATATTGGAAAAATAAGTAGGAGAAAATAGTAGAACAGAAAATTTTATATTAACAAACTGCAAATCAATTTTTTTTTTTTTATAAATGTAGAGACAGAAACATATATTAATATTTATCTGATAAATACATACTACGTTACATCTTACATATGGTAATCACCAAAAGAGATTCTCACTTGCACGTAAAATGGAGATAGAGAAACACAAAGAGCAAGACAAGAGGAAACACCAAGATAAGTGGAGGAGATGGTGGAGCCACTGGTCCCATCATTAGCGGAACGAACAACAATATCATCGCAAAGACCACAATCGCCATAATCGAACCCATTCCGATTCCATATTCATTCGCCATTTTTGTCTCCTTGTCTTCTGATTTGGTATGTTGTAATTTTTCTTGTGCAAGTGTGTTCATTTGTTTGTTGGACTATTTATAAAGATGTTCAGACATCTATTAACACTTGTGTCATTTGACCAAAAACGAGACAATGTTTCGCGTATCGTTGCATCGCACGAGAACAAAGCCGTATGCACGTTAAAAATAACCACCACAAGCTTCAAAATGATGCGTTTTTGTCTTTGTTGTTTGCTGCCGCCATGCGTTTATTTGAAAACGCAGCGTTTTGCGTCGCAATTGATGTAGAAATGGAAATCTCAAATGATATTCCCCGCTCAAACTACCAAATCGAAGACAATCTAAACCCATTTTGTGTTCTTGAGGTGACATTTACATTAAGTTACTACCGTCATTACTAAGTTGTTTCTTTTCTTCACAATCAAAAATCAAAAGGCCTTTTTTCCAAAATTCATAAATTATTTTGTTGATAATGTCGACTTCATCGACTCGCCGCAGGCTGAAAGAAATAAACCTGGCTGGAGACAGGATACATCTTATGGAAATAAATCCTAGAGGTCTGTTACTCCACTTTCGATCTCTAGGAAAATCCAAATCCCATTCTCCAGAAATCATTATCAAGAAAATAGATAAACTTGATCTCTTGATTCCAAATCTGATTGTAAAATTGAGAAGATTGGGAAAATACTTTGGATAATGCTGGGCAGGCAATCAAGATGAGAGGGAACGAAGGAAGTAGCAATATTAATACTACTATATACCAAAGCAAGCTGCACAAGAAGCTTGCTTTTCTTGAAGTGAAGGTTAAGAAATCGTCGGATATCAAGAAGACAAAGGACATGCTGGAGTTGAATAACCAAGACTCATCTCATGTTATAGTCTATAACATACATCGGAAGATCACAAGCATTGAAAAGTCTCTAAGTCATGTTGTTGGAGGTTCAGATGAAGAGAAGAACAAAACTTCTTTGTCCAAAAAAAAAAAAACTACTTGAGTGGCGAAAGTAAGAACTATGGTTAAAGGGCTAAATAAGGAAGATCTGGAAAGCAAACTCTTTTCTTACCAGAGGTTGCTAAGGATCAGAACACATTTGAAAACAGTGTCACAAGTCTCAGAAGGACATGTTTCTGTTGAGTCTAACAAAGCTGAAAGCAGGAAAGGTTGAAGTGAAGCCCTCGGTTCCTGTTGAGGAGAATGCAAAATAGCTCTATTCTTTGCGTCACTTGACAAGGAAGTGGTCAGAATGTGACAGGAGGAATCGTCTTCAAAGGTAAATGATTCTTCAAAAGACGTCAATCTTACTTCCAACTTAGTTGAAATTCTCAGAGCGGACGAAGACCTCGAGGAAATTTATTAGGAAGAGAAAAGGGATAAGATGGAGAATGAATGCATGTATCAACTCAATGACATTGATCGCTTCCCTGTAAATAAGAGTTTTCAGTCAAAAAAGTAAAAGAAAAACTCAATGACATTGGATCCAAACATCTACTGGGGGATGGTTTGTATAAGAGGGCGAGGCAGTTATTCTCGCTCATGATGATTAGTATTACGATGTTGCTAATTGTGAGGCACTCTGCTTTCATTTTCAACACTTTAACTTTGTTTATGAAACACATGTTCTGCCGTGGAACATTGATATTAAACTCTCACATTGAACACAACAATTCTTAAGTTGCCACATTGATGATGCTCAAACTTTTTTTTCTTGATTTAGATTGGTTTTCATCTTAAACTTGCGGAAATACTTTATAACTAAAACTGTATTTTCTAGCTTACATATTGTATGCAATACTCTAGGCCAGAGAATGAATGTATTGGGTGACTGAAAATTTGGTGCATTCTTATCTTTTACATCAATGACCTGAATTTTTTTTCTTCTTTTCTCAGGTCAAATTTTTGCACCATCGTTCATATATGATATCTCTCCAAATACTTTGAGAGATTGCTGGGTGGTTCGTGCACCGGGTGTAGATGGCAACTCAGGCAGATATGTTGTAGCTGCTTCTACTGGGAATACGCTAGAGTCTGGATTTTTTTCATGAAAGAAAAAAATGCGCTCCACATAGAGGACGGATCTTTGAGAGGTTCAAGGACTGCTCTTACCGTTGTGAAAGATGTGAGAAGAAATAGATTAACAGATTGATAAATGATAAAGATAGACACATAGATTTAATGTGGTTCATCCCTAACGGCTACGTCCACGGGCAAATAGAGATTTTATTGATGAAAGTTTTACAGAAATCTGTTTACAAGAAGAACATATCAGATTAATCTCTGTTTCAGCTGCTACTTAGGTTTAGGGGATGCACAAAATATATATAGTGGTCTCTTGTCTCCTAGAATCTCTAGCACTGATGGGCCTCAAACACTAAAGCCCAAACAGATTCAGATTACCTAAAACATCAGAGTGAGGGATGCAGCTTTTCTGAAGTGGGCACTTCAGCGCTCTAGGTAACTCAGGCTTCCCTACGACTCCAAAGTGCTGAAAACAGGTTTCTGAAGTGGGCACTTCAATGCTGTAGGTGAAACGCAGATTCAAGGCATTGCAACAAATCTCCACCTTGACTTGAATCCTCCATAATCAGATGTACCAGAATGCACTTCCTTGTGCTCAGAATACATATGTACCAGACTCTCTCTTTGCCTCAGATGTTCCGTCGAACTCAGATGTCAGATGTCCCGTCGGGCCAGATGCTCCTCAGAGCCAAATGCTCTCCCGAGCCAGATGCCCTCTCTTGGGCCAGATGCTCTCCTGAGCCAGACTCCCCTTAGGCAGATGCCCTCTCTTGGGCCAGATGCCCCTTTAACAGCTTGAGATATTCAGCAAATCAAGATAATGCTTGACCTTGCTATGAGGAACCGGCTTAGTGAACATATCTGCAGGATTATCAGTTGTTCCTACCTTCTTCACTTCAATCCTGTTCTCATCTCTCAGAAAATGGTATCTTACATCGATATGTTTGGTTCTCTCATGATAAACCTGATCCTTGGCTAAACAGATAACACTCAAGCTATCACAGAACACAATAGCCTGATCATGATGAAGACCAAGATCACTGACCAATCCTCTCAACCATATAGCCTCTTTAGCAGCTTTAATCAATGCCATATACTCTGCCTCAGTAGTAGACAAAGTCACTGTCGACTGCAAAGTCGCCTTCCAGCTCACAACAAAACCACCCAGAGTAAATACGTTACCAATCATAGATCTTCTGCATAATCCGAATCAGAATACCCAATAACCAGTCTTGGATCCTTGTCTCCATAGACAAGACCAACATCAAATGTACCCTTAAGGTACCGAAAAATCCTCTTCACAGCGATCCAGTGCTCCTTTCGCGACTGAACCATGAACCTACTCACAACACTGACTGCATGTGCAAGATCTGGTCTTGTACAAACCATAGCATACATCAGACTTCCTACAGCGCTAGCATAAGGAACTCGTGACATATAATCAATTCTCCCTTCAGACATTTCATCACTCATGGTAGGATGAAAATTTGCAGCACATGTAGGCCTTTTGTGAAATCTGAAATCTCGTCAAAAACCTTCTCAATGTAGGCCTTTTGTGAGAAGAACAACTTTTTTTCGTCCTATCCTTGAAGATCTCCATTCATAAAATCTTCCTCGCAGCACCCAAATATTTCATCTTAAATTCAAAACTCAGTAGCTCTTTCAGCTTCTGAACATCACACTTCTTTTCAGCAGCTATCAGCATGTCATCTACAGACAACACCAAGTAGATATACGACCCATCCTCCACCTTGCTCATGTAGACCCAACAGTCATAAGGACTCCTGTCATAGCCCAACTTGACCATATAGCTGTCAAACCTCTTGTACCACTGTCTAAGAGACTGCTTAAGTCCATACAGCGACTTCCTCAACTTGCACACATGATCTTCTTTACCAGGAACAAGAAAACCCTCAGGCTGAGTCATATAGATCTCCCCCTCAAGCTCTCCATGAAGAAAAGCAGTCTTCACATCAAGTTGCTCTAGCTCCAGATCCTGACGTGCTACTATCGCTAATAACACTCTGATAGAAGTGTGTCTGACCACAGGTGAGAAGATCTCCTCCTGCTCTGCTTTTGAAATGGACTCAGCTGAAAATTTGAACATGGAACTCTCATCGAACAAAAAGTTCCTGCTTATTACAACCCATTTCTCAGATAGAGACCAAACTTTGTATCCCTTGACACCATCTCCATAGCCCATAAACACTCCTTTCTTTGCTCTTGGTTCCAGCTTTCCTTCATCAACATGATAGTAAACCGTGCAACCAAAGACTCTCAGAATATAGTAATCAGCAGACCTGCCTGACCAGACCTCATTAAGTATTTGACACTCGATCCCTGTATCCGGTCCCAGATTGATCAGATAACAAACCGTATTCACTGCCTCAGCCCAAAACCTCTTTTCCAAATCAGCATTTGAAAGCATGCACCTCACTCTCTCCAGCAATGTCTGGTTCATTCTCTCTGCTACACCATTCTGTTGTGGTGTATCCCTGAATGTAAGATGCCTAGCAATCCCTGCATCCTTACAAAACTGATTGAACTCTGATGAACAAAATTTCATACCATTATCAGTACGAAGCCTCTTAATCTTCTTCCAAGTTTGATTCTCCACCAGTTTCTTCCACTCCTTAAATCTGTTGAAAGCTTCACTTTTATGCTTCATGAATGTTATCCAAGTCTTCCTCGAATAGTCATCAATCATCGATACAAAATACCTGTGACCCTTCAGCGACTCCACCTTGGAGGGACCGCAACAATCTGAATGGATGTAATCCAGCGTGCCTTTTGTCTTATGAACAACCTTAGGAAACTTCTTTCTATGCAGCTTCCCAAACACACAATTCTCACAAAAATCAAGACTCTTAGTCTTATGACCACAAAGAAGATCCTGCTTTGACAGAATTTACATCCCACGCCCACCCATATGTCCAAGCCTCATATGCCACAGCTTGTTCATATCTTCCTTGCGAACCTCTGGAGATGCGACATTTGCTAAACCTGAAACCGTAGAACCTTCTAGCAAATACAGAGTACCATGAATGAAACCTCAGAGAATCACATCTGAACCCCTGTAGACACTCAGAACTCCACCTCCACCTGAATACTTGAAACCTCTGCTATCCAAATGACTAACTAAGATCAAGTTCTTGGACATAGATGGAACATGTCTAACTCCAGTCAACGTGCAGACTCTACCATCATGCGTCCTGAGCTTAATGGAACTGATTCCTGCAATATCGCAAGCAAAATCATTCGCCATCTTGATCTTGCCATCAGTCACTGCCTCAATACTCTGAGAACCATTCTCTCCTTGGACACATATGATAGGAAGCGCCTATGTCCAGGACCCACACATCTCTAGGATGTGTTTTTCCATGAGCAACCAGCGC
Proteins encoded in this window:
- the LOC106342868 gene encoding histone H3.2 — protein: MARTKQTARKSTGGKAPRKQLATKAARKSAPATGGVKKPHRFRPGTVALREIRKYQKSTELLIRKLPFQRLVREIAQDFKTDLRFQSSAVAALQEAAEAYLVGLFEDTNLCAIHAKRVTIMPKDIQLARRIRGERA
- the LOC106338698 gene encoding agamous-like MADS-box protein AGL97; translated protein: MVKGTKRKATMERITKRESAATTFTKRSFGLHSKVAQLCLLNGAQIAVLATPPSANSNVSFFSFGHSSVDSIVTAFLKGERPAVREEIDDHEEDLGICLARKELGLPQWWEDDSLLKSKNPQELSHAITSMSRLLSKINELRAQDAEAEPPLKKQKKKKNEETMKKTEPTVEQTLVLPSGSSDKTLDYNNNNVMRDEELDQIMSTCDSFGLPHNNNNDSLDEIDFDQLIDLDFDFDFQSMNSSDNNETMKMTEPLDQPLLLPYDICGTPDNNTFSTGEMNLIDIRQLSGFDLDTSSVFVGDSLLDSTMNCVASADGFMEANSIQETNSSALNSVACDDDDASAALNEEDTNFSDFLTQFLQS
- the LOC106338699 gene encoding uncharacterized protein LOC106338699, which encodes MANEYGIGMGSIMAIVVFAMILLFVPLMMGPVAPPSPPLILVFPLVLLFVFLYLHFTCK